CAGAATCAGCTAGAACAACGCCTGAAAAAGCTAGCAGAAATTCTGCATCTTGAGGAAATCTTAGACCAAGTACCTAAACAATGCGACAGATTAATCCTTATTCCTCATCGCTACTTACACCTGTTTCCTCTCCATGCTTTACCTGTCAAAGAATCATACCTAATTGACTTATTCTCCAACGGCGTAGGTTATGCACCCAGTTGTCAAATTCTGCAACAAGTTCAACTGCGTCAACGTCCTGATTTTAAATCATTCTTTGCCATCCAAAACCCTACAGAAGATTTATATCAAGGCTACGAAAAAGATTTAGGAGCAGTTGCAGCCATCAAAAAACAGTTTACTGATGTTAATATTTTGAAGCAAGATCAAGCCCAAAAGTCAGCAATTCTGCTCGGCATTAATGAAAATATTCACAATGTCACACTACATGAAAAATTGCTCAAAGCTAACTGTGCTTTTTTCTTCTGTCATGGATACTTTAACTTTGCTTCTCCCCAATATTCTGGTTTACAGTTAGCTGATGGGAACCTGACTTTAGCAGATATCATTACTCACTTTAAACTAGAAAACTGTCGCCTAGTCACTCTCTCTGCTTGCGAAACTGGTTTAACCGACTTCACAAGCACGAGTGATGAATACATTGGTTTATCCAGTGGATTTTTGTTAGCTGGTAGCACCAATGTAGTCAGTAGCCTTTGGACTGTAGATGCTCATGCTACAGCTTTATTGATGATTAAATTTTACGAAGAGCTACAGCAGCAAAATAATATTGTACTAGCTTTAAATACAGCACAACGTTGGTTAAGAGATACGGCAGTCAAAGGCTTTCAAGATTGGCTGATTAACTCCTCACTCAGTTGGGGTTACAAGATATATTTAAATAAATACTTTGCTGCTAATTATGAAAATGCCTTAACCAAACCGTTTGAATCACCTTTTTATTGGGCTGCTTTTTGTAATATAGGTAAAGGAGTTTAAAAAATGTCTATTTCTATAAATAGCATCGAAGCTTTTATTCAAGTGCTTAACTCTCAATCAAATTTGATTCCGACTCAAGACTGGAATGAATTGCAGCAACTATCTAGTCAGTTACCAGAAGACAATGAGGAAATTGTAGAAATCTTAGAAAATTGGTTGCAATCAGAATCTCGTAATCAAGTTCTAGAAGCTTACAAGCAAAACCTGGAATCAATCACTGATAAATTACCTATTAATGTCAGTGCAAATATAGGAATAGCTAATAGTAAATCACAGACTCCAGCCAATCAACCTAGTGAATCATCAAAGGAACTTGTAGATAACGCCATAAAAAACAACTCTCCTTTGTCTGAAAACACTAAACCCGACAAAAAATAGTGAAGAATTTCAGCCTCAGCCTTTATGCTTTTCATCTCCGCCACACCCTAACTGAACTTCCCGGTGAAGTTGTAACAGATGCTAATCTCTTGTGGGAAAATCTGGTGAAAGTGGGTGAAGATAAAGATAAGCTTCCCTTTGTTGGGTTGAAAGATTTACGCTCAAAATTAATTTGTTATCAAAATGGTAAATACGACCCCAAGCGGGAAATAGGAAGAATACCAGAACGGTTAATTGATGCTCAAGATTTAGATTTGGGTAGCCTCCCTACAACAGAAGGCTTTAAAATTAATGCTAACCTTCAGCCTTTCTTGCTTAACGATACCTACGCAGTTGATTTAACTCTGTTTCCAGAATCACCAAACATTTCCATAGACATACTACAACTGCAACATTTTAAACCAAGTTCCCTACTACCATCTAATATTCAAGCATCTTTAGGACAAACATTATCGATTTATGGAGAAGTAGAGCCAACTGAAGATTGTGATACACTAGCTGAAAAATTAGCCATAGCCTTAGTAGCTGGCACAAATTTAAATCCTGTAAGAACACAACAAGGCAAACTGTTTGGTAGTCTTTTATTTGAATACCAAGCACTTGACCCGGATGACCCAGATAATCCTGCCAAACAATGCCATATTTTAATAGTCATTAATAATAGTCAAGCTGCAACAGGAACACTTGCAGTAGAAGCTTATGACTGGTTGCTAAATTTACTTTGTAGCTACCACAAAATACTTTATATTTATCAACAAGCTCGTCAACGCTATCGAGAAGCAAGAACAATTTATAGTAATTTAGAAAATAAAATTCAAGAATTTAACAGCCTGATATCTGAAAATCAAACACAACTATCTGGCTTAAAAAGCCTAATGGGAGAAATCCCCAAAAAAAGCTTTGATTACACCAGATGTTTGCAAGATTTACAAACACATCACACAGCAATTACTACTAATATTACTAATTACAGAATTTGTTTAGAGAATATTCAAACTATTGGTAGCGGAAATAGTCCAAAATCCTGGCAAGATTTTATTAATAAAGACTCTAAAAAATGGCAAGAACAAATACAAACAGATATTAACTATCTGACTCCAGGTCAAGAATTGTTTGGACAGTTAATTGATACAATAAGAGGTATAGTAGAAACAGAACAAGCTGAGAGCGATCGCTCTTTAGAAAAGACAATCCAGATATTAGGTATCGGCTTTGGTGGTGGTGCGATCGCCTCTGGTATAATCGTCCAGCACATCGACAAAATCAACCAACCCGTAACAGCAATATCTCCTAACAATCCACCTCATCCGTTTTATGCATCTTTGCTTTTGAGTATTGTGGCTACATTCTTTTTTATTGGCATAGGTTGGCTAATAACTAAGCGTCAATATTATCCTAGAGATAAGAAGTAAGTAGATAAATCATGCAACCTTGTAGAGACGCGATGAATCGCGTCTCCAACTTAACCAATCAAAGACGCGATAAATCCTATCTCAACCAATCAAAGACGCGATAAATCCTATCTCAACCAATCAAAGACGCGATAAATCGCGTCTCTACAACTAATTTATGAAAAATATTCTTTCAATTACCGATTCTCTAGTTCCTAATCCCATCCCTAAATCAACAATTATTCGCTTAGAAAATATTTTTAAAATCTATGGCAGTGGTGAAACTGAAGTTAAAGCGCTCAATGATGTCAATTTAATTGTGCAAGAAGGCGAATACTGTTCAATTATGGGGCCTTCTGGTTCTGGTAAATCCACAGCCATGAATATTATTGGTTGTTTAGATCGTCCCACTATGGGACATTATTACTTAGATAACATTGATGTAGCGCAAATGGATGATAAATCGTTGGCAAACATCCGCAACAAAAAGCTAGGGTTTGTGTTCCAACAATTTCACTTGTTACCGCAACTGACAGCACTAGAAAATGTGATGCTGCCAATGGTGTATGCCAATATAAACGCTGAAGAAAGACGGGACAAGGCAGCAGAAGCACTGACACGAGTAGGTTTAGCAAATCGCCTCAACAACAAACCAACTCAACTATCAGGTGGACAACAACAAAGAGTAGCGATCGCCCGCGCCATTGTCAACCGTCCTGTTGTCCTCCTGGCTGATGAACCCACAGGCGCACTAGATTCACGCACAACCCAAGAAGTATTGGACATTTTTAGCGAATTAAATGCCAGTGGTATTACGGTTGTGATGGTAACTCATGAACCAGATGTTGCCCGGCAAACTCAGCGCATTGTCTGGTTCCGTGATGGTGAAGTCATACACTCTAACTTGACTCCAGCAGAATTGAACCATGTAGCTGTGTCATAAGTAGAAGCGCAAGACCTTGCGCCCCTACTAAATTAAAAACTGCTATGGACACCTTAATTTTTTAAAGCCCGCCTCGCGACTTCCGTTCATTAAAGCAAAGATTTGAATTATTAAAGACTTGATGTTTTACCAGTTTCTGCTTGTGTTTCAATTGGCTTGACATCGGTGTAACCCAATTCACCTGCAATTGTTCGGAACACTGACATTTGCTGTTCAAACTCTAATCCTTCAATTTGCGAAAGCAAATCGTTAATTTCCTTAGTTGGTTGATAGCTATCGTCCCAACCAACTACCTCTTTTCCCATAGCTACCGCCCAAGCATACCAAACTAACAGCTGGTTATTTTCTTTTATCGCGCCATAGGCACGAGAATATTCTGTATCTTTGCGATTCACTATATCGCGCATAATCGCTAGTTGTTGCTCGTTTGACAATTTATAGTAGTCTTCTAAAAGAATTGGTGCTAGTTCTGGTTCAGCAGCGGCGGGAGCAGCTGGAGTGATTGAGTCTCCCATTTTTTTATAAACAAGATAGAACCAAGCTAATTTAGCATCGGTATCTAAGGCATTAAATCCGTCTACTAACTTTTGAGTTTCAGCGGTTTGCGCTTGAGCAATAGTTTTATCGTAGCTTGCAGTCATAAATAATTTGTCTCCAAGGTAATTTAACAAACCAAAGTAAGGCCTACCAGAGTTTAAGAACTCAATTCTACTTACTAGAGGAAGACGTTTATTAATTAGATGTTGCACTATTTATCTATCTTTTAATAGAGGTAAAATTCTCTCTCCAGGGAGCAATAAACTAGCGAATAACTTGGTAGGATCACCCCAGTAAATAAAAAAATTACATACGGTGTTAGTTATGCCTGATGAAGTAA
This region of Nostoc sp. UHCC 0302 genomic DNA includes:
- a CDS encoding orange carotenoid protein N-terminal domain-containing protein, with amino-acid sequence MTASYDKTIAQAQTAETQKLVDGFNALDTDAKLAWFYLVYKKMGDSITPAAPAAAEPELAPILLEDYYKLSNEQQLAIMRDIVNRKDTEYSRAYGAIKENNQLLVWYAWAVAMGKEVVGWDDSYQPTKEINDLLSQIEGLEFEQQMSVFRTIAGELGYTDVKPIETQAETGKTSSL
- a CDS encoding ABC transporter ATP-binding protein, whose translation is MKNILSITDSLVPNPIPKSTIIRLENIFKIYGSGETEVKALNDVNLIVQEGEYCSIMGPSGSGKSTAMNIIGCLDRPTMGHYYLDNIDVAQMDDKSLANIRNKKLGFVFQQFHLLPQLTALENVMLPMVYANINAEERRDKAAEALTRVGLANRLNNKPTQLSGGQQQRVAIARAIVNRPVVLLADEPTGALDSRTTQEVLDIFSELNASGITVVMVTHEPDVARQTQRIVWFRDGEVIHSNLTPAELNHVAVS